The Mucilaginibacter terrae region ACTAATGGACACCCATATGCCCGAAATGAATGGATATGATGCCGCCAAGAACATACGCATGAACTTTGCCGAGCCTAAACGCAGCATCCCGATCATATCGTTATCAGCCGCCACGTTCGATCATGAACAACAGCAGGCCCTATCTGCAGGTATGAACGATATTTTATCCAAACCATTCCAGCCCCACCATCTGCATGAAAAAATGCAGAAGTTGATCGATATTTCAAAAGGGAAGCAATTGGTGTAAATAAGGTATCGCAACAGGAGGCACTGATGTAATAAAATCTTCATTACGCAGTGCATTGGTGCGTTTTTGTGCCACCAACACAAACTTAATAAATTCTATATTTGCACCGATGGAATTATTGCGCCAAACCGGTTATTTGCTCAGGAAAGAAATTTTGTTGGAATGGCGCTCTAAGTATGCCTTTAATGGGGTGCTGTTGTACATTGTATCAACCGTTTTTGTGTGCTACATAGCTTTTAACCTAACGCCCGGCTTTACCCATAGCCAGGGCTACCCGGTGGTATGGAACGTGTTGTTTTGGATCATCATCCTGTTTGCTTCGGTTAATGCTATTGCCAAAAGCTTTTTGCAGGAGAGCCGTAGCCGTTTGCTGTATTATTACACTATTGCCAGTCCGCATGCTATTATACTCTCCAAAACCATTTACAATGCCCTGCTTATGACTTTGTTAAGTCTGCTGGCTTTAGTGGTTTATACCTTGTTTTTTAACAATACCGTGGGCGATGGTTTTTGGTACTTTTTAGTGGTATTAACTGGGAGCATTACTTTTTCTACAGTGTTTACCATGGTATCGGCTATTGCAGCCAAGGCGGGCAATAATGGTACGCTGATGGCTATTTTGAGTTTCCCGGTTATTATACCGGTAATTATGCTGCTGGTTAAAATTAGTAAAAGTGCTATGGATGGTGTGGAGCGTAGTTTAACGTACAGCAACTTTAGCGTTTTGGCCTTAATAAATGTTATTGTAGTGGTAGTTTCGCTTATATTGTTCCCATATTTATGGCGCGATTAATTAACCACATCACCATAAATTTTATATTTGAACAACCTCGATAGTTATAAAATATTAATGCCGGCCAAACTGTATTTCCGTTTACCCATTTTACTGCTTGCGTGCATATGGTTGCCTTGCGTGGTTTATGCCCAAAACGGAACTATTACCGGTAAAGTTATTCGTGCCGATGGCAAGGCTCCGCTGGCCAAAGTAAGTGTGTTTTTA contains the following coding sequences:
- a CDS encoding heme exporter protein CcmB — translated: MELLRQTGYLLRKEILLEWRSKYAFNGVLLYIVSTVFVCYIAFNLTPGFTHSQGYPVVWNVLFWIIILFASVNAIAKSFLQESRSRLLYYYTIASPHAIILSKTIYNALLMTLLSLLALVVYTLFFNNTVGDGFWYFLVVLTGSITFSTVFTMVSAIAAKAGNNGTLMAILSFPVIIPVIMLLVKISKSAMDGVERSLTYSNFSVLALINVIVVVVSLILFPYLWRD